The Triticum aestivum cultivar Chinese Spring chromosome 5A, IWGSC CS RefSeq v2.1, whole genome shotgun sequence genomic sequence aaaatccctatgcataggaagtatgttagacttaaatgtgctagtcatattcttcatgatgctctctttatatttcaattcttatcttttatgtgagcatcattgaaatcatcatgcctagctaggggtgttaaacgatagtgcttgttgggaggcaaccaaattttattttagttccttgctttttgttcctgtttagtaataaataattcatctagcctctgtttagatgtggttttatccttttaattagtgtttgtgccaagtagaacctttgggaaaacttggggaaagtcttgttgatcatgctgtaaaaaacagaaaccttagtgctcacgagaattgctgccatttttatttggagagtgctatttagttaattctttttgaagatgattaatagataaattcctcaggtccagcaatttattttagaattttatgagttccagaagtatacgtttgatccagattactacagactgttctgtttttgacagattctgtttttcgtgtgttgtttgcttattttgatgaatctatggctagtaaaatagtttataaaccatagataagttggaatacagtagttataacacccgtataaataaggaatgagttcattacagtatcttgaagtggtcttttgttttctttcgctaacggagctcacgagttttctactttaagttttgtgttgtgaagttttcaagttttgggtaaggattcgatggactatggaataaggagtggcaagagactaagcttggagatgcccaaggcaccccaaggtaatattcaaggatagccaagagcctaagcttggggattccccggaaggcatcccctctttcgtcttcgttcatcggtaactttacttggagctatatttttattcaccacatgatatgtgttttgcttggagcgtcaatttattaggatttgctttctgttatttagaaaaatgtttttgcatcttttatttcaataaaagtggcattgatagcctttactatgcctatgttacaagtatacatgttgctgtttgaaaacagaaagtttaccgctgttgcaataattccctagaaaagtccgaatgtgataaaatgttgaaaccttttgcatattaagatctgataaatttactacagtgggaattttatttcataatttttggagttagggaagtatggatgttgcagcattctttacagactatcctgtttaggcagattgatgttatgtttgcatatgtttgcttctttaatgattctatttgaggataggactattaaatacgcagagacatttagtattcaatgtttaatAATAACTTTAGGGATTtactacagtagagtatgataagattttggcaatggtttatactaacttatctcatgagtccttgttgagttttgtgtggatgaagcttttgagatttagggagaccgtgatatgagaggaattaaggagacacaaaagctcaagattggtgatgcccaaggcaccccaagataatatttcaagaagtctcaagcgtctaagcttggggatgccccggttggcatcccacctttcttcttcaacaactatcggttagtatcggttgatcctaagtttttgcttcttcacatgatgtttgctattcttagaatgtcattttatttttctttgcttgatgtttgaatagaataccaagatctgaaattattaaatgttagagagtcttcacatagttgcataattattcgactactcattgatcttcacttatatctttcggagtagtttgtcatttgctctagtgcttcacttatatcttttagagcatggtggtagttttattttgaagaaataggtgaactctcatgcttcacttagattattttgagagtcttaaatagcatggtaatttgcttaaaatcctaatatgctaggtattcaaaaataataaaattctcttatgagtgtgttgaatactaagagaagtttgatacttgatgattgttttgagatatgaggatggtaatattagagtcatgctagttgagtagttgtgaatttgaaagatacttgtgttaaagtttgtgattctcgtagcatgcacgtatggtgaaccgttgtgtgatgaagtcggagcatgatttatttattgattgtcttccttatgagtggcggtcggggacgagcgatggtcttttcctaccaatctatccccctaggagcatgcgcgtagtactttgctttgataaattctagatttttgcaataagtatgtgagttctttatgactaatgttgagtccatggattatacgcactctcacccatccaccattgctagcctctctagtaccgcgcaactttcgccggtaccataaacccaccatataccttcctcaaaacagccaccatagctacctattatggcatttccatagccattccgagatatattgccatgcaactttccaccatccagtttattatgacacattaatcattgtcatattgctagcatgatcatgtagttgacatcgtatttttggcaaagccaccattcataattctttcatacatgtcactcatgcatcattgcacatcccggtacaccgccggaggcattcatatagagtcatatcttgtcttaagtatcgagttgtaaatcttgagttgtaagaaaataaaagtgtgatgattatcattattagagcattgtcccagtgaggaaaggatgatggagactatgattcccccacaagtcgggatgagactccgtacgaaaaataaataaaagaggccaaagaagcccaaataaaaaagaagaaagaaaagaggccaaagaagcccaaataaaaaaaaaagaaaagaggccataaaaaagagaaaaatcccaaataaaaaaataaaaaaatgagagaaaaagagagaagggacaatgctactatcctttaccacacttgtgcttcaaagtagcaccatgatcttcataatagagagtctcctatgttgtcactttcatatactagtgggaatctttcattataacttggcttgtatattccaatgatgggcttcctcaaatgtcctaggtcttcgtgagcaagcgagttagatgcacactcactagtttcttttgttgagctttcatatacttatagctctagtgcatccgttgcatggcaatccctactcactcacattgatatctgttgatgggcatctccatagcccgttgatacgcctagtcgatgtgagactatcttctccctttttgtcttctccacaaccaccattctattccacctatagtgctatatccatggctcacgctcatgtattgcgtgaagattgaaaaagtttgagaacatcaaaagtataaaacaattgcttggcttgtcatcggggttgtgcatgatttaaatattttgtgtggtgaagatagagcatagccagactatatgattttgtagggataaccttctttggccatgttattttgagaagacataattgatttgttagtatgcttgaagtattattgtttctatgtcagtatgaacttttgtcttgaatcttatggatctgaatattcatgccacaattaagaagaattacattgaaattatgccaagtagcactccgcatcaaaaaatcttttttatcatttacctactcgaggacgagcaggaattaagcttggggatgcttgatacgtctccaacatatctataatttttgattgcttcatgctatattatctactgctttaggcaatattaggctttattatccacttttatattacttttgggactaacctattaaccggagtcctagcccagatttgttgttttatacctatttcagtattttgaagaaaaggaatatcagacggagtcgaaacggaacgaaatcaactggagaagttatttttggaaggaaacacacctgatgaacttggaccccacgtcaggggagacacgaggtgctcacgagggtgggggcgccccctccaagggcgcgccccctgtctcgtgggacccccgtggctcctccgacgtcctccctgcacccatatatacccacgtgacctaaaacttccagaacgcaagatagatcgggagttccgccgccagaagcctccgtagccaccaaaagtcaatcgggaccctgttccggcaccctgtcggaggtgggaaccctctccggtggccatcttcatcatcccggcgctctccatgacgaggagggagtagttctccctcggggctgagggtatgtaccagtagctatgtgtttgatctctctctctctctcgtgttcttgagatgatacgatcttgatgtatcgcgagctttgctattatatttggatcctatgatgtttcttcccccctcttctctcttgtaatgaatcgagtttcccctttaaagtaatcttatcggattgagtctttaaagatttgagaacacttgatgtatgtcttgccgtggatatctgtggtgacaatgggataccgcgtgccacttgatgtatgttaaggtgaccaacttgcgggttcatgaacctatgcataggggttggcacacgttttcgtcgtgattctccggtagatctttggggcactctttgaggttctatgtgttggttgaatagatgaattgagattgtgtgatgcatatcgtataatcatgcccacggatacttgaggtgacattggagtatctaggtgacattagggttttgattgatttgtgtcttaaggtgttattctagtacaaactctagggctgtttgtgacacttataggaatagcccaacggattgattggaaagaataactttgaggtggtttcgtaccctaccataatctcttcgttcgttctccgctattagtgactttggagtgactctttgttgcatgttgagggatagttatgtgatccaattatgttagtattgttgagggaacttacactagcgaaagtatgaaccctaggccttgtttaccatcattgcaataccgtttacgctcacttttaccatttgctaccttgctgtttttattatttcagattacaaatacctttatctactatccatataccacttgtttcaccatctctttgccgaactagtgcacctatacaatttaccattgtattgggtgtgttggggacacaagagactctttgatattgggttgcagggtttcttgagagagaccatctttatcctacgcctcctacggattgataaaccttaggtcatccacttgagggaaatttgctactgtcctacaaacctctgcacttggaggcccaacaacatctacaagaagaaggttgtgtagtagacatcaatcataaTTAgggttttttgtgttttgatgtaccgaaggttgttcggagtcccggatgtgatcacggacatgacgaggagtctcgaaatagtcgagacataaagattgatatattggaagcctatatttggatatcggaatcgttccgggtgaaatcgggattttaccggagtaccggggggttaccggaactctcccgggggttaatgggcctacatgggccctaagggagaagaggagggccggccagggcaggccgcgcgccccctccccccctagtccgaataggacaaggaagggggggcggcgcccccctttcctctttcccccttcccctttccttctccaacaaggcaagaggggggagtcctactcccggtgggagtaggactcctccaggcgcactcCTAGGgggcggccgcacctcccccctccctcctttatatacgggggcagggggcaccccatgacacacaagttgatcttcgtgatcgttccttagtcatgtgcggtgcccccttccaccatatttcacctcggtcatatcgtagcggtgcttaggcgaagccctgcgtcggtagaacatcatcaccgtcatcacgccatcgtgctgtcgaaactctccctcaacactcggctggatcggagctcgagggacgtcactgagttgaacgtgtgcagaactcggaggtgtcatacgttcggtacttggatcggtcggatcgggaagacgtaggACTACTTcgtctatgttgtgtcaacgcttccgttgccggtctacgagggtacgtagacaacactctcccctctcgttgctatgcatcaccatgatcttgcgtgtgcgtaggaaattttttgaaattactacgttccccaacaagggcaAGGGAGATGGGGGACGGGTCTAACGCGGCTACGCAGTCCTCTCGCCGCCGCGTGATGCCGGTGCCCAACGATGAGGACCGTCTTCTCGAGTGGGTGCATCGTCAGTCACTTATTGAGGCGGAGACGAAGGTCCTACGGCTCCAAAGGATCAACACCAAGCAGCTCTGGCTTGGCATTGAGCAATCTGAGTGGGAGGCGGCGAGGGTGGCCAAGCTCAAGCGCAAGCAGGACCGCACCGTCTGGCACTTGCAAGGCTACACCATCATCTCCGATTCCTCCTCCGACAACGAGTCCGACGGCTCCGACATGGACCCACCTCCTGCCGCGGACTCCTACAGTTGCGCCGGCGACCGGAAGGGCAAAGGGCCGACGAGGAAGTGGTGAAGGTCGCCCTCTCCTGTTTATAATCTAGTTCTAGTATGTAGTTACAATGTGCCGGATCTTTGAACTGTGTGACTTATGCCCGCTTGGTGATCTGTTGGTgatgtttatgtgaattatgcccgTTTGGTATCAGTTTATATGTCCGTTTCTTGTCGATTTTGATCGTTTGGTGATCTATGTAGTAGTTACATGAATTTGTATGGATATAATGTTCGGAATATGAGATATGCAGGTGTGGATTTGCCAAGTCTGGTAGAGCATCTACAGCCATGATGGGCAAATCCAGGCCCTCAAACGCCTCAAACAGCCGCGGACAGGCACTTCTCAAATCCTGTCGTCCACATCCGTATATCTCATATCCGGTACCCTATATCCATACTAATAATGCAACGTGGAATTAAACTACATAGATAATCAAACAGACATAGAAATGTacattctttttttttgcgaatggGAAACTTTTCAATACTTAAGCAAAGTCATTACATTCTTGTTGACATAAGGTGTCAAGTCAACCCCATCAGGTGCAGAGCGTAACCAAACAGCAGTTTTAGGCAAGGATCGCCCCATCTGGGCTAGTGCATGCTTGCATGGTTCTACTCTCTACTGATGCTTTCTATTTGATGCTGGCGCCCGGTGAGTTGCCTCTTCGTCTCTTCTATCATGGTCGCAACAGGGGACCTATGTTAAGCAAAGGATCGTTGAGCATACTAGCTGTAGTAGCACAGTCCGCCTCAAGGATCAAAGGACCGGTACTCCATTATTCGAGGGCGAGGCCTACTCCTTCCATACATGCGGGATGCGGCGGCCTCGGCTTCCAGCGCACTTGCACTGTTGCACACCTTTGGATGAAGCGACATGATGCGAAGATAATCCCACCATTGTGTTCGCGCAAGATCATACCAGCACCTCCCGTCCCATCATCTTCTCTCCACGCGCCGTACGTCGACGTTGAGCTTCACCCCTCCCACAGGCGGCTTGCACCAGCGTTCCGGGATACGGCCAGGCGCTGCCGGTCTTGCATGTGGCCTTCCCTGGTAGTGTGTGTACGAGATAACTGTCTTTCCTTTAGCAACATCGGCACAAGCAGGGTGCTGCTGTATATTGAGCAAACTCTCATTGTAGCTGCTGATGAATCTGCGGGATGCCTCAACCGGGGGTGCCGGCTTCTCGTGGTAAACTTCATTCCGAACGTACCAATTTCTCCAAAGTGTCATGAGCACAGGGAGGCGCCCAAGATCAGTACAACTATCCAGAAGGTGGATGATCCATTCAGGACCAGCGTTGATGACGTCCTCCACCCGCGGCATCCTCCATTTGTCCGACGTCGCCGTCCATAACCGCCGCGCCAAGGGGCATCTGCAGAGAGCGTGGAAGGTGTCCTCTCATTCCATTCGACACAAGCACAAATATTAGAGACCTCAAGCTTCCTCATATGTTTATTTTCCAAAGTAGCCAACGAGTTGGTCTCAACTCGTCATGCAGAGACTCGTGCCTTAGGGGGAGCACGGCACCCCACACTGCCTTCCAAACGGCACGAGTGTCGTCCGGTACCCTGCTCGTGGCGCACGCGGTGGTGCTGGTTTGCTCTGGAAGAGCAAGCTTGTATGCGATTCGTACGCTGAAGATGCTGCGTGGGTCCGGGGCCCAAGAGAGGATGTCATCCAGTCGCCAGGAGCAGGCCTTGATTACAATGATGCACTccacgtcgggggggggggggggcatgaaaTGTTGGTGAAAGAGGTCCATCCCCGATAGGATCGCGTATGTGGAGGTCGTGAACAACATCTCTAAGTTTTTTCTGTTACTAGGAAATATGCCCATGTGTTGTAACAAAGGCATACATATTCCTCTCTCTACTTTTATTAACTTCTCTATCTACTGAAATTCGCCGCATCAATTGATACGTACAATGTCTAATTATACACACAATAGTAGTTCCTAGTGCAATGTACCAGACTAGACAACAACTAGTGCTCAAGCCTAAGCAATGCAAATATCCATTGTAGATATACCATAGGGAACAAGAAACGCAAATCAACACACATAGCACAAAACGATTGATCTTGAAGTGCAAAGGACACAAGGGTCCCTCAGACTCCCATGGGAGTTTTGATGTATTCCCCGGTTCCCCATTAAATGTAAAATTTGATGCTGGTTAAGAACAAAAGTGACACAAATTCAGAGGAACGTCATAAAGGATATGTTTTTTTTTTGTTCAACTCAAACAAGTTGTCCATATAACATAGCACAATATCTTCTCTCCTATCCAAAAAATACTTTTCTCTcaaaaagaaaacctaaaaaacACTTAATGTTCCCCGTTCCCCCAAAAGACCGAAAACGAAAGACTCGCGTGAGTTCTAAAATTTGCATAGCAAAGGAAAGTCAAAAGTGACCCAACAAACTAATGCAATGTGCAATGCCCAAAAAGAAACCTAATGCAATGTGCACCCATTCACCCTTGCATAGCAAACATCAAGTGCGCTCAAGAGAAGGAGTAAACCAACGTTTATTAATTGGTTAATTGGTGATTTGGATGACCGATCGTGGAGAAGACCCCCTATGTACACAGACAGTGGATCAGTTTTTTGTTTTTTAGAACAAAGCATTTGATCAAGTGACAAATGTGTTTTATTGCTTCTTTTTTGGGCGGTGCTACGCGTAGACCGgaggatctttttaaaagatccaccaCCTCACGAGCCGTCGAATCTGATGCATTAAGTGATCGAGCATCACCTTTTATCATTTAACAGAGATCTTGTTACTTTTTGTTGCAACAGACGTCTTGttctaatttttatttttattttttgcaataGGGGTCTCATTGCAAATTTAATTTTTGTGCAACAAAGGTTTACTATAGTTTTTGTAACAGAGACCTTGCTACGGAAACTGGTCATAGCAGACAGTGAGCAATAAGCAGGGGTCACGTTGatcgaaagaaagaaagaaaaagaaccgCTTGGGCAGGACACGTGTCGTACGAATGAGCCGGCGGATGCTCACGTGTGATCCGCCAGTTGATGCCAAGTGTTTTCCTTCTTTTTTAGGGGAATGAGTTCTATTACTTGATAGGCCCCATCAGTTTGCCGATGTCATCCCGGTCCACTAAAATGGATTCTGCTTTTTTTAACTTGTCACAAATTCCATCGTCTGCCCAATACTTTTACCCCAAAACGTGTCACAAATTCATCATGTACTTGATCAAGTGATCCTTGGCAAATCTAGACGATGGAATTGCCTCCGCCCATATTCCACCACTTCCTTGTCGTTGGGCAGTGTAGTAATTCAGTTTTTCCACATCAGCGACCACCGAGACAAAACAACCTAATATTTTGTTACCAAGAAAATAATAATCTACTCTACTAAATTCTCAAAGGGAAAATGTTGCATCCATACTGCATATTTTCTAGTAAACACCACATTTTTTCTTCATTGATTTATTCCCTTATACCGTATCGACTGAGTGCCATGCCTTTGCCTGTGAGAACATCCATTCTATTTCTATCTCATGTGTTGGACAAAAATCACCAAAACAGACCATTCGTCGGGTGACATTTCCTTCAAGAAAGCGCCATGCTGGTGACATGGAGACTAAGTGATGACCAATTAATTCTTCACGAGTTCCTTGCCTCCTTTGCCCAGTCAGCGCCCTGGTCCTGGCCAAGAGCAATTGTGCATCTTGTTCCATGTTCATGATGTCATGTCTAGAGGTAGCGACGAATTGAAAACTCTGTCCTTTGCCTTGAGAGCCTACAGAGGagaaatggaagatgatgagccaCACACTACAAGAATTCGAGACACCGAGAAGCCGACCAATGGAACAAAGCGTATGCGTGGCAGATGTTTTGGTTTGATTTGCTTTGCCTACCTCTTTGTCCCAGTTGGTCCGCATGGTgatggccagcagcagcagcatctgcacgaTTAATCCGCAGATTATTCCAAACCACAGCCCCTGAAGTTCAGACCCATAAGTTAGTTTTGAGAGGTTTCTTCAGATGAGAAATATGTACAAGTGAAACTGCAACTTTCTGTATGGTATGGTATGTTATGGTATGGTGTGGGTGGTGAAATCAGTACCATTCCGCCAAGATGGAAGACAAAGGCAAAGCATAGCGCCGCTGGGATGCCGACAAGGTAGTATGCACTGAGATTGACACAAGCTCCAATCCTTTGCAGGCCACAGCCCCTAACGACACCTGGAATATCAAGTATATATACCACACGCTGCAATCAGTATCTTGAGAGTAATGTTCACCGAGATGCTACATATCGCTCATCAATGATGCTCATCGAAATGATACGAGGCAAGAAGATAGACTAGAGTAGAAATTCAGGAAATGGTCTGCAAGTACTTGGAACTTGTGTTATTTGGTGCATCATCTATATTTACCTGAAAGAACACATTGCATATCGTCGAAAATGATCGACACGGAAAGAAGCGGCATCATTCTTGCAATGTACTCCACCACCTCCTTCTCATTGCTGTATGCATACCCCCATAGATTGCGCACCGAGATCATAATAAGTCCTAACGTCACACCTGTCATGAGACCCAGAACCATGGTCACACGAGTAGCCAGACGGGCAGCTTCAGGTCGCCCAGCACCAAGCTCGTTTGAAACACGGGTGCTACAATGACAAGATACACGGTTTAATTGCCAAAGTGATTGTGCGATAAAGTTGTAGTGCAGCCATGGCAAAAGGTTATGAGGCTGAGTTGTTCAGTCGTACCTTATGGCTGCCCCAAGCCCGAAGGGGATCATGAATGTTAATGAAGCCGTGTTTAAGCTGCAAGCAGATCCACATTTCCCATCAGAACAGGGCATACAGAATGTGAAATACTCCATGAAAAATGCAACTCACCAAATGGACAACACCGATGCCTCGAGCTTAGGATTTGCGAGAAGTCCGGAGAGAAGTACCAGCAGCTCAAACGACCACCACTCTAAGCTGTGCACATGTAGGATCAGGTTCAGTCGAAGATGGAACGCGGAAAAAAATCCACCTCCAAATCTGAGGGGCACAAACTTAAACTCACCAAACCATCAGTGCAGATGGCAGGGCAAGCTTCATGAAGCTGACGATGTCGTGAAACGCCTCCTTTGAGAGCCCTGTCCAGGTGCTCTTGCAGGATGGAGAGACCCTGATGTAGAGAGCCAAGATTGACACATTGGCCAGGTACGAGACAGCATTGGCCAGGGCAGCGCCCTTGTTGCCCAGCCCAAGCTTGTACACCAGCAACCAGCACACAAGCACGTGGCTCAGCGCCGTCACGCCTGCGCTCGCCATCACCGGGAGTACGATGCTTTGTGTCTGGAGGAATCGGACGTGGCACTGCAGCAGTCCGTAAGCGAACAGTGCCGGAATCATCCACCGGATGTAGCTCCCTGCCCCCATGGCAATCTCTGGGTCCTGGCCGAAGAGCAGGAGGATCTGCCCGGTGTACGCCCAGAGCACCGCAACCACAACACTCACCAGAGTGAGCACGAGGATCGCCCTCTGCTTGTAGATGCCGAGCTGATGGTACCGTTTTGCCCCGAAGGCTTGACCACACAGTGTGTCCAAGCTGCTCGCCATGCCAGCCTAAGATGATCATCAACAGATACAAAGAAAAAACCATTCAGGTAATCAGGTCGATGTCAGTTGTTCATCCATGAGGATCAAAACATGTAGGAGATGAATTGACATACCATCAAGCTGAAGCCGGTGACATTCGCAAAGGAGGTGGCGATGGAGGCACTCGAGAGGGCGAGCTCGCCGAGATGGCCGACAAACATGACCGATATCATCTGCACGACGTTCTGCAGCAGGCATCCGGCGATGAGGGGCCCGGCGAGGTAGAGCTGCTTCTTAACCTCAGTCACCACCAAGCTCTCCTTTGGCCCTCCTGTCTCCTCGGTGTCGCTTCTGCCCCCAACAAGGGGCTCCTCCATGGCTGGCAACATACTTGAAACTTGAAAGCTCTGGCTCTGAAGATGGTGGGTGAGGTGAGGGCGTATTTATCACGTATGTACCAATAATCAACCTCATCAATGCTGTATAGGCCCGCCACTGGAGGATTAATTCAGTAAGGAAGCCACGAGGAAACAGAGGAACTCGCTTGGCAGCCAAGTTGAACTGAACGTGCCCCTGAACCAGTCATTTTCAGCATGCCTGGGTCAAGTGGAGTACAGAATCTCATGTGATGTGAGACAAACGCGGCAGCTTGGCAGCCAAGTTCAAGATATCTGACATAATAAACTATCTGACGAGCAAGATTGAATGGAACAGTTAACAGCACATGCTCGATTATGGCCGGAGCCAGAGCCTATTATAGTCAAAAGTTGGAAAGCTACAGGCGTTGATGATTGCACTATTATAGTCAAAAGTTGGAAGCTCTCGTCGTCATGTGTCATATCTGGCCCATTCTTCCAAAAGAGTGAAGGAAAACATGTCTTCCAAATTTGTGTAGAAACTTCATAGGGCTATTTTTTTTTTTTTGTAGGGCTATTTTTAGGAAGAATGAAGTGCAAAAGAAATCACTGCACCAATGTAACGACATAGAAAAATGCACAAAAAGTACAACAAATAGTCATCTAAGATAGGGAGCAAATTTACAGAAATCCAAATCTGAAATGCAATGCAAGAGAAGAAGAAACAAAGAGTTGACAAAGAATGTCATATATAAAATGCACAAGAAGTAGAACAAATAATGATCTAAGATAGGGAGCAAATGTAGAGAAGTCCAAATCTGAAACGTAATGCAAGAGAAGAAGAAATAAAGACCTGACAGAATGGGCCAAAGGAACTTCTGAAGTCTAAAGTCCAGATCTGAAATCTGA encodes the following:
- the LOC123104867 gene encoding protein DETOXIFICATION 16 yields the protein MLPAMEEPLVGGRSDTEETGGPKESLVVTEVKKQLYLAGPLIAGCLLQNVVQMISVMFVGHLGELALSSASIATSFANVTGFSLMAGMASSLDTLCGQAFGAKRYHQLGIYKQRAILVLTLVSVVVAVLWAYTGQILLLFGQDPEIAMGAGSYIRWMIPALFAYGLLQCHVRFLQTQSIVLPVMASAGVTALSHVLVCWLLVYKLGLGNKGAALANAVSYLANVSILALYIRVSPSCKSTWTGLSKEAFHDIVSFMKLALPSALMVCLEWWSFELLVLLSGLLANPKLEASVLSICLNTASLTFMIPFGLGAAISTRVSNELGAGRPEAARLATRVTMVLGLMTGVTLGLIMISVRNLWGYAYSNEKEVVEYIARMMPLLSVSIIFDDMQCVLSGVVRGCGLQRIGACVNLSAYYLVGIPAALCFAFVFHLGGMGLWFGIICGLIVQMLLLLAITMRTNWDKEALKAKDRVFNSSLPLDMTS